The following proteins are encoded in a genomic region of Microtus ochrogaster isolate Prairie Vole_2 chromosome 5, MicOch1.0, whole genome shotgun sequence:
- the LOC101989924 gene encoding cytochrome c oxidase subunit 7A2, mitochondrial, protein MLRNLLALRQIAQRTISTTSRRNFENKVPEKQKLFQEDNGIPVHLKGGAADALLYRLTMALTVGGTAYAIYQLAMAAFPKKQN, encoded by the exons ATGTTGCGGAATCTGCTG GCCCTCCGTCAGATTGCCCAGAGGACCATCAGCACTACTTCACGGaggaattttgaaaataaagttccagagaaacaaaagctGTTTCAG GAGGATAATGGAATCCCAGTGCATCTGAAGGGCGGGGCCGCTGATGCCCTCCTCTACAGACTCACAATGGCTCTGACAGTTGGTG gAACAGCATACGCCATCTATCAGTTAGCCATGGCTGCATTTCCCAAGAAGCAGAACTGA